The proteins below come from a single Candidatus Binatia bacterium genomic window:
- a CDS encoding MMPL family transporter has translation MLPRHTIEAYLFFLLRHKGKITLLIGAITAFFLYFMWFHMAVATNFFDLYPPGHPYIQLYTKYRSMFGTANQLVIVVETKEGTIFDSPETFKKVDRITIDLLQNVPGVNGEQVLSITHPKTKTTLTSGTGIKVVPLTYPRLPEDEADLEFMKTKVYTTDGIRGFFVSMDDKATLITAGFWEEYFDLPAMLKQIEEIVERETDSNHTIYVTGPPVLYAYFMSMVQPMMWVLIASITTMIVILWFEFRSWQGVVIPLLSGGLSAIWGLGFGGLFGLSLDPLVLVIPLLISARAHSHSVQSMERYHEEYEKLQDKDAAIVKSYTEIYAPAMVSIVADGIAILTLIVARIPIIQKLAVLCSFWIISIFVSVVTLHPIILSYVKPPKHLATHHGQKGIFARGYDKFEAFLIYCSTGPRRGWMAVFLVFLLAFGFFFAQKVRPGDTSPGKALLYDDHPYNVAFDVVNDRFVGASQLIVIAEGKKSGALKDPATLNSLDLFARYMKQTDETGAVGGTISATTMLKRIFRTFHEGDPKWETLPVSQDHVGQLFFLLTSNTSRGEMDRFFDMSMTNATLTIFYKDYNHEIIKNSIAKAKEFIEGQASEEGSVRYLLAGGLLGILAATNEEVEWSYRVNLALILIVVFILSYLTYVSVIGAFIVMLPSLISQPLSEACMYFLGIDFNINSLPVAAVGIGIGIDYGYYVLSRIVEEYPKDRSFDNAIVRAYNTTGKTVLFTGLSLTASIVYWCFFPMKFQAQMAILLVILLAFHLIGALLFIPPMVSLLRPKFAIKYADDHDRRILEEGIEGDETPADA, from the coding sequence AACCAGTTGGTGATCGTCGTCGAGACCAAAGAGGGAACCATCTTCGACAGTCCCGAGACGTTCAAGAAGGTGGATCGGATCACGATCGATCTTCTGCAGAACGTCCCCGGTGTGAACGGCGAGCAGGTACTGTCGATCACGCATCCGAAGACGAAGACGACCCTCACGTCGGGCACCGGAATCAAGGTGGTGCCGCTCACCTATCCGCGACTCCCCGAGGACGAAGCCGACCTCGAGTTCATGAAGACCAAGGTCTACACGACCGACGGCATCCGCGGCTTCTTCGTATCGATGGACGACAAGGCGACCTTGATCACGGCCGGGTTCTGGGAGGAGTACTTCGATCTTCCGGCGATGCTGAAACAGATCGAGGAGATCGTCGAACGAGAAACCGACAGCAACCACACGATCTACGTGACCGGTCCGCCGGTGCTCTACGCGTATTTCATGTCGATGGTCCAACCGATGATGTGGGTGCTGATCGCGAGCATCACCACCATGATCGTCATCTTGTGGTTTGAGTTCCGGAGTTGGCAGGGGGTCGTGATCCCGCTCCTCTCCGGTGGTCTGAGCGCGATTTGGGGATTGGGGTTCGGTGGATTGTTCGGCCTATCCCTCGACCCGCTGGTCCTGGTGATCCCACTGTTGATCTCTGCGCGGGCCCACTCGCATTCCGTCCAGTCGATGGAGCGTTATCACGAGGAGTACGAGAAGTTGCAGGACAAAGACGCGGCGATCGTCAAGTCTTACACCGAGATCTACGCGCCTGCGATGGTCTCGATCGTCGCCGATGGCATCGCGATCCTCACGCTGATCGTCGCGCGGATTCCGATCATCCAGAAGCTCGCTGTCCTGTGTAGTTTCTGGATCATCAGCATCTTCGTGAGCGTCGTCACGCTCCACCCGATCATTCTGTCGTACGTCAAACCGCCCAAGCATCTGGCCACGCATCACGGTCAGAAGGGCATCTTCGCGCGTGGATACGACAAGTTCGAGGCCTTCCTGATCTACTGCTCGACAGGCCCGCGGCGCGGGTGGATGGCGGTGTTCCTGGTCTTTCTCCTCGCCTTCGGCTTCTTCTTCGCGCAGAAGGTGCGGCCCGGCGATACTTCGCCTGGGAAGGCCCTGCTGTACGACGATCACCCGTACAACGTGGCGTTCGACGTCGTGAACGACCGGTTCGTCGGTGCGAGTCAGTTGATCGTCATCGCGGAGGGGAAGAAGTCGGGGGCGTTGAAAGACCCGGCCACGCTCAACTCGCTCGATCTCTTCGCGCGCTACATGAAGCAGACCGACGAAACCGGAGCGGTCGGGGGCACGATCTCGGCGACGACGATGCTGAAACGCATCTTCCGGACCTTCCATGAAGGCGATCCCAAATGGGAAACCTTGCCGGTCTCGCAGGATCACGTGGGGCAGCTTTTTTTCTTGCTGACGTCGAACACGTCGAGGGGGGAGATGGATCGCTTTTTCGACATGTCGATGACGAACGCGACGCTCACGATCTTCTACAAGGACTACAACCACGAGATCATCAAGAACTCGATCGCAAAGGCGAAGGAGTTCATCGAGGGGCAGGCATCCGAGGAGGGCTCGGTCCGCTACCTGCTGGCCGGCGGCCTGCTCGGCATCCTGGCGGCTACGAACGAAGAGGTCGAGTGGTCCTACCGGGTGAACCTGGCGTTGATCCTGATCGTCGTCTTCATCCTGAGCTACCTCACGTACGTCTCGGTGATCGGTGCCTTCATCGTGATGCTGCCGTCGTTGATTTCACAGCCGCTCTCCGAGGCGTGCATGTACTTCCTCGGGATCGACTTCAACATCAATTCGCTCCCGGTCGCCGCGGTCGGGATCGGGATCGGGATCGACTACGGCTACTACGTGCTCTCGCGAATCGTCGAGGAGTATCCGAAGGACCGGAGCTTCGACAACGCGATCGTGCGGGCCTACAACACGACCGGGAAGACCGTGCTGTTTACCGGCCTCTCGCTCACGGCGAGCATCGTCTACTGGTGCTTCTTCCCGATGAAGTTCCAGGCGCAGATGGCGATCCTTCTGGTCATCCTTCTCGCTTTCCACCTGATCGGCGCTTTGCTGTTCATTCCGCCGATGGTGTCGCTTCTGCGGCCGAAATTCGCGATCAAATACGCCGACGATCACGATCGGCGGATCCTGGAAGAGGGCATCGAGGGCGACGAGACACCGGCCGACGCCTGA